In Capsicum annuum cultivar UCD-10X-F1 chromosome 11, UCD10Xv1.1, whole genome shotgun sequence, one genomic interval encodes:
- the LOC107846273 gene encoding uncharacterized protein LOC107846273 — MTSNKVPLSYQNSNLTPQGVNTTFSTALFNENARISMLSGDNFTEWKKKVLLTLGCSDLALALRVEEPSEPTKSSMVEVKAFYEQWERSNRLSLILIKAHINQSIRGSIPNNDNVKDYMKAIDQQFVSSNKALANTLMKKISSMTFDSRSTVREHIMEMGDIAAKLKSLEVDMSAPFLVHFILNFLPTEYGLFKIS, encoded by the exons ATGACATCTAATAAAGTTCCATTATCTTATCAAAATAGTAACCTTACCCCACAGGGAG TTAACACAACTTTTTCTACTGCTCTATTTAACGAAAATGCTCGAATTTCAATGTTGTCTGGTGACAACTTTACTGAATGGAAGAAGAAAGTCCTTCTCACTTTAGGGTGTTCGGATCTGGCTTTGGCACTTCGTGTGGAAGAACCATCTGAGCCTACGAAATCAAGTATGGTAGAGGTTAAGGCTTTCTACGAGCAATGGGAGCGATCTAATCGCTTGAGCTTAATACTCATAAAGGCTCATATAAATCAAAGCATTAGGGGTTCTATCCCTAACAACGACAATGTCAAAGATTACATGAAGGCAATTGATCAACAATTTGTAAGCTCTAACAAGGCGTTGGCCAATACCCTTATGAAGAAGATCTCAAGTATGACATTTGATAGTAGAAGTACAGTGCGTGAGCATattatggaaatgggagatattGCTGCTAAACTCAAGTCCCTTGAGGTTGATATGTCTGCACCATTTCTTGTGCATTTTATTCTCAACTTTCTTCCTACGG